From a region of the Kaistia sp. 32K genome:
- a CDS encoding lytic transglycosylase domain-containing protein produces the protein MVMKADRSWQRRGWMLTQAAGCALISLGILGDAIASTTPLPRSNPSRGADVSGEIITSGITPVAKPSRPANAGAASQANDLVERLSPSQLGLDAALKLIDSGQIGKAQALGRMMPDKTNQDIIAWLVAQSGSPDVPVSQITQVAQELSDWPGQALLRRRAEQALTRMNADPATVIGAFGGTQPGSDEGTLLLLRAYVGAGRTKDAAALLRPKWRKDSFSQSTEATILKEFGGLLTTADHKTRMDKFFYDNDAAEGLAMAKLLGGDIQQLAAARAAVIRKDKNAGALLEKVPARLRKDPGYIYSKVQHLRRGENYREAAALMLTAPRDGAALVDPDAWWIERRVLSRELLDLGNAKLAYKLVSEHAAESSSNQADAEFHAGWYALRFLNSPAVARRHFQAIQQVSSMPLSQSRAEYWLGRTAEALGEKAEATAQYRLAAAYPTTFYGQLAASKLGVKQLKLSSPPTADSALQKRFNSRPMVQAAQRFAAAGYNDRSRAFYVRLSETLTNPAEMALLAQMAEKRGDHQLALQVGKKAYTRGLPVETLAFPTAAIPRSVKTTSIEKSIVYAIARQESAFNPGAVSHAGARGLLQLMPGTAKVVAKAAGLPYSLDRLTSDAGYNATIGAAHLAELVNGFNGSYIMSFAAYNAGRSRVTKWVQQYGDPRDPNIDAVDWIERIPFSETRNYVMRCMENLQVYRARLGEPALVINRDLNRGGRS, from the coding sequence ATGGTGATGAAAGCGGATCGCAGCTGGCAGCGTCGCGGATGGATGCTGACCCAGGCAGCAGGTTGCGCTCTGATCAGCCTTGGCATCCTGGGCGACGCCATCGCCTCGACCACGCCCCTTCCCCGCTCCAACCCCTCCCGCGGCGCCGACGTGTCCGGGGAAATCATCACCTCCGGCATCACCCCCGTCGCCAAGCCGTCGCGGCCGGCCAATGCCGGCGCTGCCTCGCAGGCAAACGATCTCGTCGAGCGTCTTTCGCCGAGCCAGCTCGGCCTTGACGCCGCCCTGAAGCTCATCGACAGCGGACAGATCGGCAAGGCGCAGGCGCTCGGCCGGATGATGCCGGACAAGACCAACCAGGACATCATCGCCTGGCTCGTGGCCCAGAGCGGCAGCCCGGATGTCCCCGTATCGCAGATCACGCAGGTGGCGCAGGAGCTCTCCGATTGGCCGGGACAGGCGCTGCTGCGCCGGCGCGCCGAGCAGGCGCTGACGCGCATGAACGCCGATCCTGCCACCGTTATCGGCGCCTTCGGCGGAACCCAGCCGGGGTCGGACGAGGGCACGCTGCTGCTGCTGCGCGCTTATGTCGGCGCGGGCCGCACCAAGGACGCCGCCGCCCTGCTCCGCCCGAAGTGGCGCAAGGATTCGTTCTCGCAGAGCACCGAAGCCACGATCCTGAAGGAATTCGGAGGGCTGCTGACCACCGCTGATCACAAGACGCGGATGGACAAGTTCTTCTACGATAACGACGCGGCTGAGGGCCTCGCCATGGCAAAATTGCTGGGTGGCGACATCCAGCAGCTGGCGGCGGCCCGCGCGGCCGTGATCCGCAAGGACAAGAACGCCGGCGCCCTGCTCGAGAAGGTGCCGGCGCGCCTGCGCAAGGATCCGGGCTACATCTATTCCAAGGTGCAGCACCTGCGCCGGGGCGAGAACTACCGCGAGGCGGCCGCCCTGATGCTGACGGCGCCGCGCGACGGCGCAGCCCTGGTCGATCCCGACGCCTGGTGGATCGAACGGCGCGTGCTCTCGCGCGAACTGCTCGATCTCGGCAACGCCAAGCTCGCCTACAAGCTGGTATCCGAACATGCGGCCGAATCGAGCAGCAACCAGGCCGATGCCGAGTTCCACGCCGGCTGGTATGCGCTGCGTTTCCTGAACAGCCCCGCCGTCGCCCGCCGGCACTTCCAGGCGATCCAGCAGGTCTCGAGCATGCCGCTGAGCCAGTCGCGCGCCGAGTATTGGCTCGGCCGCACGGCGGAAGCCCTGGGCGAGAAGGCGGAGGCCACCGCGCAGTACCGCCTCGCCGCCGCCTATCCCACGACCTTCTACGGCCAGCTCGCCGCCTCCAAGCTCGGCGTCAAGCAGCTGAAGCTCTCGTCGCCGCCGACGGCGGACAGCGCGCTCCAGAAGCGCTTCAACAGCCGTCCGATGGTCCAGGCGGCGCAGCGCTTCGCCGCTGCCGGCTACAATGACCGCTCGCGGGCCTTCTACGTCCGGCTTTCCGAGACCCTGACCAATCCGGCCGAGATGGCGCTCCTCGCCCAGATGGCGGAAAAGCGGGGCGACCACCAGCTGGCGCTGCAGGTCGGCAAGAAGGCCTATACGCGCGGCCTGCCGGTCGAGACCCTCGCCTTCCCGACCGCGGCGATCCCGCGCTCGGTGAAGACCACCAGCATCGAGAAGTCGATCGTCTACGCCATCGCCCGCCAGGAGAGCGCCTTCAATCCCGGCGCCGTCAGCCATGCCGGCGCGCGCGGCCTGCTCCAGCTGATGCCCGGCACCGCCAAGGTCGTGGCCAAGGCGGCCGGCCTGCCCTATTCGCTGGATCGACTGACCAGCGACGCCGGCTACAACGCCACCATCGGCGCGGCCCACCTGGCCGAGCTCGTGAACGGCTTCAACGGCTCCTACATCATGTCGTTCGCCGCCTACAACGCCGGCCGCAGCCGCGTTACCAAGTGGGTTCAGCAATATGGCGACCCGCGCGATCCCAATATCGACGCCGTCGACTGGATCGAACGGATCCCCTTCAGCGAGACGCGCAACTACGTCATGCGCTGCATGGAGAACCTGCAGGTCTACCGCGCCCGCCTCGGCGAGCCGGCGCTCGTGATCAACCGCGACCTCAATCGCGGCGGCCGCAGCTAG